From one Culex quinquefasciatus strain JHB chromosome 3, VPISU_Cqui_1.0_pri_paternal, whole genome shotgun sequence genomic stretch:
- the LOC119768959 gene encoding craniofacial development protein 2-like: MYHPARAGLLARELHNLNVHVAAIQEVRWPGHGEREFTAVDPIANTSFKYHIYYSGGEKAMHGVGFVVIGDQKNRVIKWKVVNDRICVLRIKGKFFNYSLINIYAPTNDKPDDEKDAFYERLDKTYGECPRHDVKIVIGDANAQVGREVSCEEQRNESSAEKNGSTTKRYLPKRKHSTTRTISGGFMQLSTV, translated from the exons ATGTACC ATCCTGCACGTGCTGGCCTTCTTGCCCGGGAGCTGCACAATCTGAACGTGCATGTGGCCGCCATCCAGGAAGTTCGATGGCCCGGTCATGGAGAGCGAGAATTCACGGCGGTGGACCCCATCGCCAACACCTCTTTCAAGTACCACATCTACTACAGTGGCGGCGAAAAGGCGATGCACGGAGTCGGTTTCGTAGTGATTGGGGATCAGAAGAACCGAGTCATCAAGTGGAAGGTGGTGAATGACCGGATCTGCGTGTTGAGAATAAAGGGCAAATTCTTCAACTACAGCCTGATCAACATCTACGCTCCGACGAACGACAAGCCCGATGACGAGaaagacgctttctacgagcgtcTGGACAAGACCTATGGAGAGTGCCCAAGACACGACGTGAAGATAGTCATCGGAGACGCAAACGCGCAGGTCGGAAGGGAAGTGAGTTGCGAAGAGCAGAGAAACGAATCCTCCGCCGAAAAGAACGGGAGTACGACGAAACGGTACTTGCCGAAGCGGAAGCACAGTACAACGCGAACGATAAGCGGAGGTTTTATGCAACTGTCAACGGTGTAA
- the LOC119768960 gene encoding uncharacterized protein LOC119768960: MCNDTEGNLLTDKTAVAARWKEHFQQLLNGEAREGIVEDRIHVEEDVDPPTLEEVAKAVKELKNGKSAGKDGLPAELFKHGGTRMTEILHQIILRIWCEEQLPTDWLDGLVTPIYKKGQRLDCANYRGITILNAAYKVLSRILWSKLRPMTETFVGKYQCGFRAGRSTTDQMFTLRQILDKFREYNLQTHHLFIDFNSAYDSVKRNELWKIMVEHGFPAKLIRLIRATLDGAKSSVRIANETSEAFVTLDGLKQGDALSNLLFIIALEGAARRAGVQRNGTLITKSHMLLGYADDIDIIGIDRRSVEEAFVPFKREAAKIGLTINTAKTKYLVAGRARGSAGDGVSEVEIDGERYEVVDEFVYLGTLVTCDNDVSCEVKRRISAANRAFYGLRSQLRSRSLRTPTKITLYRTLILPVALYGHESWTLKEADQRALGVFERRILRSIFGGKQVGDRWRRRMNFELYQDYKHTDIVKVIKHDRLKWAGHVARMSDERAAKTIFSSEPGRGRRLRGRPRTRWLCAVDEDARAANIVGDWRRAAQDRASWKSSISSALGR, encoded by the coding sequence ATGTGCAACGACACGGAAGGCAACCTGTTGACAGACAAGACTGCGGTGGCGGCTAGGTGGAAGGAGCACTTCCAGCAGCTGTTGAACGGTGAGGCACGAGAGGGAATCGTCGAGGACAGGATACACGTTGAGGAAGATGTGGACCCGCCTACGTTGGAGGAAGTAGCTAAGGCTGTTAAAGAGCTCAAGAACGGGAAATCCGCGGGAAAGGACGGACTTCCGGCCGAACTTTTCAAGCACGGGGGTACGCGGATGACCGAGATTCTGCACCAAATCATCCTACGCATTTGGTGCGAAGAACAGCTTCCGACCGACTGGTTAGACGGGCTCGTCACCCCAATCTACAAGAAAGGGCAAAGACTCGATTGTGCCAACTATCGAGGCATCACAATCCTCAACGCAGCGTACAAAGTACTCTCCCGCATCCTGTGGAGCAAGCTGAGACCGATGACCGAGACCTTTGTCGGCAAATACCAGTGCGGTTTTCGAGCGGGTCGGTCAACGACGGATCAGATGTTCACTCTGCGACAAATCCTCGACAAGTTCCGGGAGTACAACCTGCAAACACACCAtttgttcatcgacttcaaTTCGGCGTACGATTCGGTCAAAAGAAACGAACTTTGGAAGATTATGGTAGAACACGGCTTTCCGGCGAAGCTTATAAGACTGATTCGTGCAACGCTCGACGGAGCAAAATCAAGCGTGCGAATAGCCAACGAGACATCTGAAGCTTTCGTTACGTTGGATGGATTGAAGCAGGGCGATGCTCTCTCGAACTTACTGTTCATCATAGCGTTGGAGGGTGCTGCTCGAAGGGCAGGCGTGCAAAGAAACGGAACACTCATCACTAAATCGCACATGCTGCTTGGATACGCTGACGACATCGACATCATTGGTATCGACCGTCGTTCAGTGGAGGAGGCGTTCGTCCCTTTCAAGCGGGAAGCTGCGAAGATCGGACTGACCATTAACACTGCCAAGACCAAGTATCTGGTTGCTGGCAGAGCGCGTGGCAGTGCAGGTGATGGTGTTTCGGAGGTGGAAATAGATGGAGAAAGATATGAGGTGGTGGATGAATTTGTATATCTTGGTACACTCGTGACGTGCGACAACGATGTGAGCTGCGAAGTGAAACGGCGGATTAGTGCTGCAAACAGGGCCTTCTACGGTCTTCGTAGCCAGCTAAGGTCCCGCAGCCTAAGGACGCCTACGAAAATCACGCTGTACAGGACCTTGATACTCCCTGTAGCTCTTTACGGTCACGAGTCGTGGACGCTAAAGGAGGCTGACCAGAGAGCACTTGGGGTCTTCGAGCGGAGAATCCTGCGTTCTATCTTCGGCGGCAAGCAAGTAGGAGACCGGTGGCGCAGGCGCATGAACTTCGAGCTGTACCAAGACTACAAACATACTGATATCGTAAAAGTCATCAAGCACGACAGGCTGAAGTGGGCTGGACATGTAGCCAGAATGTCGGACGAGCGGGCGGCTAAAACGATATTCAGTAGCGAACCTGGACGGGGTCGTCGGCTTCGTGGAAGGCCTCGTACGCGTTGGCTGTGTGCAGTCGACGAAGATGCAAGAGCGGCCAACATTGTGGGCGACTGGAGACGAGCGGCCCAAGATCGAGCATCCTGGAAATCTTCGATTAGTTCAGCGTTGGGTCGATAG